The genomic region TCTTGTTCGGCATGGCACCCATCGCCGCCTTGGCCCGCCGGGTCTCGATGCAGACCGCCGGCAGGCCCGCCGCGACCAGGCTCTCGTGCAGCCAGGCAGACAACGAGCACGCCTCCAGGCCGGTCCGTTCCAGGACGAGCCCCGAGCCTTGCAAGAACGCCACCAGAGCCTCGGGCTCGCTCGGGACCTGTGCCTCTCGCACCATCGTTCCTGCCTCATCGATCACGCAGATCGCGGTCTCTTCCAGCGACACGTCCAACCCGGCAAAGTGCTTCATGGCTGCTCCTCCTCGATGCTCGTGGCCGATGCACACAGACCACGTTCCACCATCCTGGGCGGAGCAGCCACCTTCCCGGTCGGGAGCCCCAATCACCCCATCTGCTGAAACAGGCCGATGCATTGGGCGTTCTGCTGTCTTTGGGGCAGCGGGGACGGGCGATGGTCGGACGATCGAAGATCAGGGCTGATGGTGACGAGCGTGCGGCATTGCGTCTGCTCGCGCGCTCGGGCCACCGCGCCGAGGCAGATCGCGCACGGGCGATCCTGCTGACGTTGGAGGGCCGGGAGGCGGCAGGGATCGCCGCCGCCTTGGGCGTGCATGTCAGCACCGTGCGGGAATGGCGCGGCCTGTTCGCCAAGGGCGGCACCGCCTCCCTCCAGCGCCGCAAGCCACCGGGCCGGCCGAGCCGGATCGGGATCGCAGCGACAGCGCTGGCCGAGGCCATCCTCGACGAGGACGATCGCCACGATGGCGGCTGGACCCTGCCCCGCCTGCGGGCGGAGATCGAGCATCGTGGGGGACCGGCGATCTCGGACGGCTGGCTCTCGATCCAGCTGCGCCGAAAGGGTTCACATGGCGCCGGCCGCTTGTCGGGGCCCCCATCGCGCCAGCGATGGGGTTGGGGCACACGCTGAAAGGCCGTCAGGATACCGAGGCCATCGCCGCCAGTCACAGCCGGCTCATGGAGCTGAGGCGGCAAGCCGCCGCGGCAATGATCGACCTTCTCTTCCTCGATGAATCGGAGGCGCGCACCCATCCTTACCTGGCGCATTGCTGGGCCAGGCGCGGCTTGGACCTGCGCATCGAGGCACCGGGTCAGGCAAAACGGCGCGCCATGCTGGGCGCCTTCGATCCGATCCGCGTCGAGCTTCTTGTGCATACCAGCGCCAGCAAACGCTCGACCGATTTCATCGACCTGCTCAACGCGCTCGAAGCCAGCTACGGCGGCGCCACGCGAACCCGGCCGCTGGTCGCGGTGATGGAC from Herpetosiphonaceae bacterium harbors:
- a CDS encoding helix-turn-helix domain-containing protein, whose protein sequence is MVGRSKIRADGDERAALRLLARSGHRAEADRARAILLTLEGREAAGIAAALGVHVSTVREWRGLFAKGGTASLQRRKPPGRPSRIGIAATALAEAILDEDDRHDGGWTLPRLRAEIEHRGGPAISDGWLSIQLRRKGSHGAGRLSGPPSRQRWGWGTR
- a CDS encoding transposase, whose product is MKHFAGLDVSLEETAICVIDEAGTMVREAQVPSEPEALVAFLQGSGLVLERTGLEACSLSAWLHESLVAAGLPAVCIETRRAKAAMGAMPNKTDRNDARGLAQIIRTGWYRAVHVESPTCRSWRALLAARR
- a CDS encoding IS630 family transposase, producing the protein MGLGHTLKGRQDTEAIAASHSRLMELRRQAAAAMIDLLFLDESEARTHPYLAHCWARRGLDLRIEAPGQAKRRAMLGAFDPIRVELLVHTSASKRSTDFIDLLNALEASYGGATRTRPLVAVMDNGPIHTSKLTTKALAERPWLTVEWLPKYAPELNEIEHSWRDLKRHHLANRTFVDADDLDCTIHRAVDRLNRERQPHPSASLLKAA